A stretch of Desulfobacter hydrogenophilus DNA encodes these proteins:
- a CDS encoding CNNM domain-containing protein has translation MENSFVTLMTWLGIFFCISQSAIFSGMNLALFSIGRLRLEVEAAGGNKNSEKLLRLKTADLISS, from the coding sequence ATGGAAAATTCGTTTGTAACCTTGATGACATGGCTTGGTATTTTTTTTTGTATCAGTCAATCAGCCATATTTTCCGGAATGAATCTTGCCCTTTTCAGCATCGGAAGGCTCCGGCTGGAAGTGGAAGCTGCCGGCGGAAATAAAAATTCGGAAAAACTGCTGAGGCTAAAGACTGCGGATTTAATTAGTTCCTAA
- a CDS encoding prepilin-type N-terminal cleavage/methylation domain-containing protein produces the protein MKIFSCIPGDSIPPGRSGRIFFCHGSVVGMTLVEVMIAVIVLGILMTGLTQIVATLVQSMGDADDHSQTSGTADFAMARMVRFVGDTDEIVLPTEEGDQLKVAERTLDMVDSARTVGGDGFLDADTDADGLVNEGAGDVKEYVSFALDKTDSDNWKLVETVPDYLTADTSDTRSQVVCEYVTGFVTDLLAEGVVRIRLTTGKYGTVVVLETRARARLLSP, from the coding sequence ATGAAAATTTTTTCCTGTATACCAGGTGATTCTATCCCCCCTGGCCGATCCGGCAGGATTTTCTTTTGCCATGGCTCAGTTGTTGGCATGACCCTGGTGGAAGTGATGATTGCGGTGATAGTCCTGGGGATTCTCATGACCGGCTTGACCCAGATCGTTGCGACCCTGGTCCAATCCATGGGAGATGCCGATGATCATTCCCAGACCAGCGGGACCGCTGATTTTGCCATGGCCCGCATGGTCCGGTTTGTTGGGGATACCGATGAAATTGTTCTGCCTACCGAAGAAGGCGATCAGCTTAAGGTGGCAGAACGGACCCTGGACATGGTCGACAGCGCCCGGACCGTGGGCGGTGACGGCTTTTTGGATGCGGATACAGATGCAGACGGCCTGGTCAATGAGGGGGCTGGCGATGTAAAAGAGTATGTCTCCTTTGCCCTGGACAAGACCGATTCCGATAATTGGAAACTTGTGGAAACCGTGCCTGACTATTTGACTGCTGACACCTCAGATACTCGATCCCAGGTTGTCTGTGAGTATGTGACCGGATTTGTCACCGATCTGCTTGCCGAGGGTGTCGTGCGCATCCGCTTGACTACCGGGAAATATGGGACAGTTGTTGTCCTGGAAACCCGGGCAAGGGCGCGGCTGCTTTCTCCCTGA
- the nifS gene encoding cysteine desulfurase NifS, translated as MIYIDNNATTRVADEVIQEMLPYLEQFYGNPSSMYGFADTVNKKVQQARAQVAEFINADPGEIIFTSCGTESDNAAINAAINAFPQKKHIIATEVEHPAIRSLCFHLQDKKGYKVTFVPVDKKGRLDFDTLYKAMSDDTAIVSVMWANNETGVIFPIAEIAEKVKEKGIWFHTDAVQGAGKIPIDVKAAGVDMLSLSGHKIHAPKGIGVLYVRKGIKFSPFLIGGHQEKGRRGGTENTASIIALGKACELAKANIPLMNTQVREIRDYLETRLLDEIPATSVNGDRGNRLPNTLSIGFDAVEGESILMLMNQAGICASSGSACTSGSLDPSHVLMAMQVPFKSAHGTIRFSLSHYNTKAEMDTIVETLIPAIDRLRQMSPFWKDGKVV; from the coding sequence ATGATTTACATTGATAATAACGCCACCACCCGGGTAGCTGACGAAGTGATCCAAGAAATGCTGCCGTATTTAGAACAATTTTACGGTAACCCGTCTTCAATGTATGGTTTTGCGGATACCGTAAATAAAAAAGTTCAGCAGGCTAGGGCACAGGTGGCAGAGTTTATCAATGCAGACCCTGGGGAAATTATTTTCACCTCCTGCGGGACTGAAAGCGATAATGCAGCCATTAACGCGGCCATCAACGCATTTCCGCAGAAAAAACATATTATCGCCACAGAAGTTGAACATCCGGCCATCAGAAGTCTTTGTTTTCACCTGCAGGACAAAAAAGGGTACAAGGTGACCTTTGTGCCGGTGGACAAAAAGGGCCGTCTTGACTTTGACACCCTTTACAAGGCCATGTCCGATGATACCGCCATTGTTTCTGTCATGTGGGCCAATAACGAAACCGGAGTGATCTTTCCCATTGCCGAAATTGCAGAAAAGGTTAAGGAAAAAGGGATCTGGTTTCATACCGATGCGGTTCAGGGTGCGGGAAAAATTCCCATTGACGTTAAGGCTGCGGGGGTGGACATGCTTTCCCTGTCAGGACATAAAATCCATGCACCCAAGGGTATTGGCGTGCTGTATGTCAGAAAGGGAATTAAGTTTTCGCCTTTTCTCATTGGCGGTCACCAGGAAAAAGGCCGCAGGGGCGGTACGGAAAACACAGCCTCTATCATCGCTTTGGGCAAGGCCTGTGAACTCGCAAAAGCCAATATTCCCCTGATGAATACACAGGTTCGAGAAATCCGGGATTATCTTGAGACCCGGCTTTTAGATGAAATCCCAGCGACGTCTGTGAACGGGGACAGGGGAAACCGCCTGCCCAATACCCTGTCCATCGGCTTTGATGCCGTTGAAGGCGAATCCATCCTCATGCTGATGAACCAGGCCGGCATATGCGCATCTTCCGGTTCTGCCTGCACCTCGGGCTCCCTGGATCCATCCCATGTGCTCATGGCCATGCAAGTGCCCTTTAAATCCGCCCACGGCACTATTCGGTTTTCATTGTCCCACTATAATACCAAAGCGGAAATGGACACCATTGTAGAGACCCTGATACCGGCCATCGACAGACTGCGGCAGATGTCGCCATTCTGGAAGGATGGTAAAGTCGTGTAA
- the proC gene encoding pyrroline-5-carboxylate reductase, whose amino-acid sequence MLQDKKIGFIGSGNMGEALVSGLVMSKAAKPENIICSDIFPETLNAIHEKYGVLTTSDNIEVCEKSEIIIYATKPQILGSVLKETAPALDKSKLVISIAAGVPLAAIAAGLKKELRLIRAMPNICAFVKESATAVCSGQFVQDGDVELARAVFDSVGKTVFIQENVLMDAFTGLSGSGPAYIFTIVDAMADAGVKMGLSRKDSLFLSSQTVLGAARMLLESREHPGQLKDRVASPGGTAIAGIHTLEQGGLRTTLINAVESATNRSKELGDMMVNDFIKNAED is encoded by the coding sequence ATGCTTCAAGATAAAAAAATTGGCTTCATTGGAAGCGGAAACATGGGGGAGGCTCTGGTCAGCGGGCTTGTGATGTCTAAGGCAGCCAAACCCGAAAATATCATCTGCTCGGATATTTTTCCCGAGACACTCAACGCAATTCATGAAAAATACGGGGTGTTAACCACATCCGACAATATTGAAGTCTGTGAAAAATCAGAAATCATTATCTATGCCACCAAACCCCAGATTCTGGGTTCCGTGCTCAAGGAGACGGCGCCGGCCCTGGACAAATCCAAGCTTGTGATCTCCATTGCTGCAGGTGTGCCTTTGGCCGCCATTGCCGCAGGTCTTAAAAAGGAGCTGCGTCTGATCAGGGCCATGCCCAATATCTGCGCATTTGTCAAAGAGAGCGCCACAGCGGTATGTTCGGGGCAGTTTGTCCAGGACGGTGATGTGGAACTTGCCCGGGCGGTTTTTGATTCCGTGGGGAAAACCGTATTTATCCAGGAAAACGTACTCATGGATGCGTTCACCGGATTAAGCGGATCAGGCCCGGCCTATATTTTCACCATTGTGGATGCCATGGCTGATGCCGGAGTCAAAATGGGGTTGTCCAGGAAAGATTCCTTGTTTTTATCCTCCCAGACCGTGTTGGGTGCGGCACGCATGCTTCTTGAAAGCCGGGAACACCCGGGGCAGCTCAAAGACAGGGTGGCCTCTCCAGGGGGCACGGCCATTGCCGGCATCCACACCCTTGAACAGGGCGGCCTTCGTACTACCCTCATCAATGCCGTTGAATCCGCTACGAACCGGTCCAAGGAACTGGGTGACATGATGGTGAATGATTTTATTAAGAACGCGGAAGATTAA
- a CDS encoding DVU0772 family protein has product MRLKDIKKDYNLINSVDWEMTPEEAIALHLEWGPLRSQSYYNSRDNNNETVYFVINTWKKTPILTLVRRKGFDSEEVGNFDLPEDVVSEFMQGIGKYKGVYAVEGKVKDWLRKELDA; this is encoded by the coding sequence ATGAGACTCAAAGACATAAAAAAAGACTATAACCTGATTAACTCCGTGGATTGGGAGATGACCCCTGAAGAAGCCATTGCCCTGCATCTTGAATGGGGGCCGTTACGTTCCCAGAGCTACTACAATTCCAGGGACAATAACAATGAAACCGTTTATTTTGTTATCAATACCTGGAAGAAAACCCCCATCCTGACCCTTGTCAGAAGAAAGGGGTTTGATTCCGAAGAAGTTGGCAATTTTGATCTACCCGAAGATGTTGTTTCGGAATTCATGCAGGGCATCGGCAAATATAAAGGCGTTTATGCCGTGGAAGGAAAAGTCAAAGATTGGCTTAGAAAGGAACTTGATGCATAA
- a CDS encoding sigma-54-dependent transcriptional regulator — MKEVTEFLPEELDFFKCVHNAGAANPFGRDRVLREAEIAGVSPDSPKEIRVLKACQAVGHRLAQIQKRGRINLSHFTGENQYFLRSVLLFHFFHLFRKQIDSLITRQLDNAEESLEAQFAPEALALLRGWGFGIEESRRFIALAYQFRRAYYFIFRHLVGRSRCMQQLRRDLWQNVFTHDILMYDQYLWNRMENFSTMLFGETGTGKGTAALAMGRSGYIPFDEKENKFTHNFVNTFTTLNISQFPETIIESELFGHVRGAFTGAVKDHKGVFSRCSPNGSILLDEIGELSTHVQIKLLNVLQERVYSPVGSDEKHRFNGRIIAATNRSIREIREKKIFRDDFYYRLCSDIITVPPLHKRIAQDPEELSDLLAHTVTRIVGQPSSEIVSRVLGYIESSLTLSYPWPGNVRELEQCVRRVVLRNAYEINETPTPASETDALTRQIQDGRISAQDLLAHYCTRLYEKHGTYEAVSRIAGLDRRTVKKYIDSYSQVH; from the coding sequence ATGAAAGAAGTAACCGAGTTTCTACCCGAAGAACTGGATTTTTTTAAATGCGTTCACAACGCCGGAGCTGCCAACCCCTTCGGCAGAGATCGTGTTCTACGGGAAGCTGAAATTGCAGGTGTTTCACCGGATAGCCCCAAAGAAATCAGGGTGCTTAAGGCGTGTCAGGCCGTGGGGCATCGCCTGGCGCAAATACAAAAGCGCGGCAGAATCAATCTTAGTCATTTTACGGGAGAGAATCAGTATTTTTTACGGTCTGTATTGCTGTTTCACTTTTTCCACCTGTTCAGAAAACAGATCGACAGCCTGATCACTCGCCAGCTTGATAATGCCGAAGAGTCCCTGGAAGCGCAGTTTGCGCCGGAGGCCCTGGCCCTTTTGCGCGGCTGGGGATTCGGTATTGAGGAGAGCCGGCGCTTCATTGCCCTGGCGTATCAGTTTCGTCGAGCATATTATTTTATTTTCCGGCACCTGGTAGGGCGCAGTCGGTGCATGCAGCAACTGCGGCGGGATCTGTGGCAGAACGTGTTCACCCATGACATCCTTATGTATGACCAGTATTTATGGAACCGTATGGAAAATTTCTCCACCATGTTGTTCGGTGAAACCGGCACGGGCAAGGGAACCGCGGCTTTGGCCATGGGGCGCTCAGGCTATATCCCCTTTGATGAAAAGGAAAACAAGTTCACCCATAATTTTGTGAATACCTTTACCACGCTCAATATCAGCCAGTTTCCTGAAACCATCATTGAATCCGAGTTGTTCGGCCATGTGCGCGGCGCTTTTACAGGGGCTGTCAAGGACCATAAAGGGGTATTTAGCCGTTGCAGCCCTAATGGATCTATTCTACTGGATGAAATCGGCGAGTTGTCCACCCATGTTCAAATAAAACTGCTCAATGTGCTTCAGGAGCGAGTCTATTCACCCGTGGGGAGCGATGAAAAACATAGATTTAACGGCAGGATCATTGCCGCCACAAACCGAAGCATCCGGGAAATCCGGGAAAAGAAGATATTCAGGGATGATTTTTACTATCGCCTGTGTTCCGATATCATCACGGTGCCGCCCCTGCACAAAAGGATTGCCCAGGATCCTGAAGAGCTTTCGGATCTTCTGGCACACACGGTGACCCGTATTGTGGGACAACCTTCTTCGGAAATTGTCTCCCGTGTACTTGGATATATCGAATCCAGCCTGACCCTTTCATATCCATGGCCGGGCAATGTGCGGGAACTGGAACAATGTGTCAGGCGTGTGGTGCTGCGCAACGCATATGAAATAAATGAGACGCCGACACCAGCGTCCGAAACCGATGCTTTAACCCGGCAAATTCAAGACGGCCGTATCAGTGCCCAGGACCTGCTTGCCCATTATTGCACCCGCTTATATGAAAAACACGGCACCTATGAAGCTGTTTCCCGCATTGCCGGGCTGGACCGAAGGACAGTGAAAAAGTATATTGATTCATATAGTCAGGTTCATTAA
- a CDS encoding TIGR02757 family protein, with amino-acid sequence MKIGVRKLRSKLDQLYSTYNQKQYVDPDPLLFLYNYPDVRNREIAGIIASSLAYGRVPMIMQAVSVVLDKMGPDLRGFIMNADPENIAGMFQNFKYRFATGNHLSAMIMGLKAVIDDYGSLGACFIANQADETDLSEGLARIRTQVLRAGGAGHLLSDPGKTSACKRSHLFLRWMVRKDQVDPGGWPNVPTAALTCPVDAHMFKIGHMLGFTKRRSADGVCAAQITQGFRRICPDDPVKYDFCLTRFGIRDGLDMAQLKRFLKDDDYHV; translated from the coding sequence ATGAAAATTGGCGTACGGAAACTAAGATCAAAACTGGACCAACTTTATTCGACATACAATCAAAAACAGTATGTTGATCCTGATCCATTGCTGTTTCTCTATAACTATCCGGATGTCCGGAACAGGGAGATCGCAGGGATTATTGCCTCAAGCCTGGCATATGGCCGGGTGCCCATGATCATGCAGGCTGTGTCGGTCGTGCTTGATAAGATGGGGCCTGATCTTCGCGGATTTATAATGAATGCCGATCCGGAAAACATCGCCGGCATGTTCCAAAACTTTAAATACAGGTTCGCCACAGGGAACCACTTAAGCGCCATGATCATGGGGCTTAAGGCGGTTATTGACGATTACGGATCCCTGGGGGCCTGTTTTATTGCAAATCAGGCGGATGAGACAGATCTGTCTGAGGGACTTGCCCGGATCAGAACACAAGTTCTACGAGCAGGGGGTGCCGGGCATCTTCTATCTGATCCCGGGAAAACGTCTGCCTGCAAGCGCAGTCACCTGTTTTTAAGATGGATGGTGCGCAAAGATCAGGTGGATCCAGGAGGCTGGCCCAATGTGCCGACAGCAGCGCTGACCTGTCCTGTGGATGCGCACATGTTTAAAATCGGCCATATGCTTGGATTTACAAAACGCCGCAGTGCCGACGGCGTCTGTGCCGCCCAGATTACCCAAGGCTTCAGGCGAATATGCCCTGATGATCCGGTGAAATATGATTTCTGTTTGACCCGTTTCGGAATCCGTGACGGACTTGATATGGCTCAACTGAAACGATTTTTAAAGGACGATGATTATCATGTATAA
- a CDS encoding TusE/DsrC/DsvC family sulfur relay protein, whose protein sequence is MINPQDLELHLDEEGYLKDFKSWTEKIACALADKEGIHDECPLSMERMEILKFMRDYYEKFEAFPILRAVCKNVGQAKNCNYEQFPDPVKAWKIAGLPKPTPEVFAKIKTTA, encoded by the coding sequence ATGATAAACCCACAAGATCTTGAACTGCACCTGGATGAGGAAGGGTATCTCAAGGATTTTAAATCCTGGACAGAGAAAATCGCCTGCGCATTGGCGGATAAAGAAGGGATTCATGATGAATGTCCACTGAGCATGGAGCGCATGGAAATTTTAAAATTTATGCGCGACTATTATGAAAAATTTGAGGCATTTCCCATCCTCAGGGCGGTGTGTAAAAATGTGGGCCAAGCAAAAAACTGTAACTATGAACAGTTTCCAGATCCGGTTAAAGCTTGGAAGATAGCTGGCCTCCCTAAACCTACTCCTGAGGTATTTGCCAAAATTAAAACCACGGCATAA
- a CDS encoding DsrE family protein, which yields MANFLFVLGKDDNESATRCFQFAKIAHSKGHHVDMFFIDGGVMWANKDRDLSIKTDTGDCPADYLPYLVENEVTTGICTPCAKNRGLDESAFFTNMQLDGGPHLIDMAAEAKVFNF from the coding sequence ATGGCTAATTTTTTGTTTGTTCTCGGCAAGGATGATAATGAGTCTGCCACAAGATGTTTCCAGTTTGCCAAAATCGCGCACTCAAAAGGACATCATGTGGATATGTTTTTCATTGATGGCGGTGTTATGTGGGCCAATAAGGACAGAGACCTGAGCATCAAAACAGACACGGGAGACTGCCCGGCCGATTATCTGCCCTATCTGGTGGAAAATGAGGTCACCACAGGCATCTGTACCCCGTGCGCGAAAAACCGCGGTCTTGATGAATCCGCTTTTTTCACCAATATGCAGCTGGACGGCGGTCCTCACCTTATTGATATGGCCGCAGAGGCAAAGGTTTTTAATTTCTAA
- a CDS encoding Hpt domain-containing protein produces MSRIINLFLEETQNQLENLQQAIRDKNADTVYSIAHSLKSSSANPGCYEIISLAQRSGGKRKEKRIDGYAQFVSTDRKRI; encoded by the coding sequence TTGAGCCGGATTATTAACTTGTTTCTTGAAGAGACTCAGAATCAATTGGAGAACCTACAGCAAGCCATTCGCGACAAAAATGCCGATACTGTCTATTCCATCGCCCATAGTCTGAAATCAAGCAGTGCGAACCCTGGGTGCTATGAAATTATCAGCCTTGCTCAAAGATCTGGAGGAAAGAGGAAGGAAAAACGTATTGACGGATACGCCCAGTTTGTTTCTACAGATAGAAAACGAATTTAA
- a CDS encoding rubredoxin — MSDPKDMYQCQVTNCGFIYDPDRGDRKGKIKKGTKFEELPEDWRCPICGASPKSFKCLG, encoded by the coding sequence ATGTCAGATCCCAAGGATATGTACCAATGTCAGGTTACCAATTGCGGATTCATTTATGATCCCGACAGGGGTGATCGCAAAGGGAAAATTAAAAAAGGCACAAAATTTGAAGAGCTGCCCGAAGACTGGCGCTGCCCAATCTGCGGAGCCAGTCCGAAAAGTTTTAAGTGCCTGGGCTAA
- the nifU gene encoding Fe-S cluster assembly protein NifU: protein MWNYSEKVMEHFLKPKNVGELEGANAIGETGSLNCGDALKLYLKVNENERIIDASFMTFGCASAVASSSALTEIIKGMTLDDAAKVTNDDIADYLGGLPKEKMHCSVMGQAALKKAIADFRGIQILEKPGEMICECFDVTDLEIIDAVKNNGLENTEDVTNYLKAGGGCGKCLDRIEEVVHKTMATMEAHSEAE from the coding sequence ATGTGGAATTATTCAGAAAAGGTTATGGAACATTTCTTGAAGCCAAAGAATGTGGGAGAGCTTGAAGGGGCCAACGCTATTGGAGAAACAGGATCTTTGAACTGCGGCGACGCACTTAAGCTGTATTTGAAGGTGAACGAGAATGAAAGAATAATAGATGCCTCCTTTATGACGTTTGGCTGCGCGTCTGCTGTGGCCTCCTCCTCGGCGTTAACTGAAATCATCAAGGGTATGACCCTAGATGATGCAGCCAAAGTAACCAATGACGACATTGCCGATTACCTGGGTGGGCTACCCAAAGAAAAAATGCACTGTTCGGTCATGGGCCAGGCGGCCCTTAAAAAAGCCATTGCCGATTTCCGCGGGATTCAAATACTTGAAAAGCCCGGAGAGATGATATGCGAATGCTTTGATGTCACAGATCTTGAAATTATTGATGCCGTTAAAAACAATGGCCTTGAGAACACCGAGGATGTGACCAATTATCTTAAAGCCGGCGGTGGTTGCGGCAAATGCCTGGACAGAATCGAAGAAGTTGTCCACAAGACCATGGCAACCATGGAAGCACATTCGGAAGCAGAGTGA
- the sfsA gene encoding DNA/RNA nuclease SfsA, which produces MYKGYELPPLIKGKLLKRYKRFLADIELENGEMVTAHCPNSGSMKGCARPGSEAWISQSTNPKRKLKYTWELTRVDGTFIGINTLVPNRLVKASVENNLVPELSGYSRVTSEVKTSEHTRLDLMLEDDNKKPCFVEIKNCTLVENGLARFPDAVTKRGQKHIQELVGLAAGGHRAVLFFLVQRTDADTFTPAADIDPEYAEKLMQARLKGVEIIVRDVVFNLDVDPALIRLDRSLNFFEPD; this is translated from the coding sequence ATGTATAAAGGATATGAGCTGCCGCCTTTAATCAAGGGAAAGCTTTTGAAACGATATAAACGCTTTCTGGCCGATATTGAACTGGAAAACGGTGAGATGGTCACGGCCCACTGCCCCAACTCGGGATCTATGAAAGGCTGTGCCCGGCCGGGTAGCGAGGCGTGGATATCACAAAGCACCAATCCGAAACGAAAGCTTAAATACACCTGGGAACTTACCCGGGTTGACGGCACGTTCATCGGTATTAATACGCTGGTACCCAACCGGCTTGTCAAGGCATCTGTGGAAAACAATCTGGTACCGGAGCTTTCCGGTTACAGCCGGGTGACCTCGGAAGTAAAAACATCCGAGCACACCCGTCTGGACCTGATGCTGGAAGATGACAATAAAAAGCCGTGTTTTGTGGAGATCAAAAACTGCACCCTGGTGGAAAACGGGTTGGCCAGGTTCCCTGATGCTGTTACCAAGCGGGGGCAAAAGCATATCCAGGAACTAGTAGGCCTTGCCGCCGGCGGACACAGGGCGGTTTTGTTTTTCCTTGTCCAGCGTACAGATGCCGATACCTTTACCCCGGCTGCTGATATTGATCCTGAATATGCAGAGAAATTGATGCAGGCCAGATTAAAGGGTGTTGAAATTATTGTACGGGATGTTGTTTTTAATCTGGATGTAGATCCGGCACTGATTCGCCTGGATCGTTCTTTAAATTTTTTCGAACCTGATTGA
- the aroC gene encoding chorismate synthase: protein MSSSFGKLFRVSTFGESHCPGVGVVVDGCLPGMYLTEPDIQYQLDRRRPGQSTLSTDRQESDQVTIQSGTELGLTLGTPISLFVPNKDHRPGDYKSMADIPRPSHADFTYQSKYGIRASSGGGRSSARETIGRVCAGAIAEKMLNTALGIDIVAWVSQVGQIKAPETDGLNLTRAMVDASMIRCPDADSAKAMEAVVLQAKEDKDSIGGVVSCICTNVPAGLGEPIFDKLEALLAHAMLSIPATKGFEIGSGFAGAQMRGSEHNDPFVKKDGRLGTTTNFSGGIQGGISNGEPIMFRVAFKPPATIGLAQETVDFQGRQATLAAEGRHDPCVVSRAVPIVESMAALVLADVMLQQQARLAGTALMKKQ from the coding sequence ATGTCAAGTTCATTTGGAAAATTGTTTCGTGTTTCAACCTTTGGTGAATCCCATTGCCCCGGAGTCGGGGTCGTTGTGGACGGGTGCCTGCCCGGCATGTATTTGACGGAACCCGATATTCAGTACCAACTCGACCGCAGGCGTCCGGGTCAAAGCACCTTGTCAACAGACAGGCAGGAATCGGACCAGGTGACCATCCAGTCCGGCACGGAACTTGGTCTGACCCTTGGCACACCCATCAGCCTGTTTGTGCCCAATAAGGACCATCGCCCAGGGGATTATAAATCCATGGCAGATATCCCACGGCCCTCCCATGCGGATTTCACCTATCAGTCAAAATATGGCATCCGGGCCTCATCCGGCGGCGGCCGTTCTTCTGCCCGGGAGACCATTGGCCGGGTCTGTGCCGGGGCCATTGCCGAAAAGATGCTTAACACCGCACTGGGTATTGATATTGTAGCCTGGGTCAGCCAGGTGGGGCAAATCAAAGCACCGGAAACCGATGGCTTAAATCTTACCCGGGCCATGGTGGATGCCAGCATGATCCGCTGCCCGGATGCAGATTCGGCAAAGGCCATGGAGGCGGTTGTTTTGCAGGCCAAAGAAGACAAAGACTCCATTGGCGGTGTGGTATCATGTATCTGCACCAATGTGCCGGCGGGCCTTGGCGAACCGATATTTGATAAACTTGAGGCACTTTTGGCTCATGCCATGCTTTCCATTCCGGCCACCAAGGGGTTTGAAATCGGATCAGGGTTTGCCGGGGCGCAGATGCGCGGTTCTGAGCACAATGACCCCTTTGTTAAAAAAGACGGCCGACTTGGCACAACAACCAATTTCAGCGGCGGCATCCAAGGCGGGATCTCCAACGGGGAACCCATTATGTTCCGGGTGGCGTTTAAACCCCCGGCCACCATCGGACTTGCCCAGGAAACCGTGGATTTTCAAGGCAGGCAGGCCACACTTGCGGCCGAGGGCCGGCATGATCCCTGTGTGGTATCCAGGGCGGTACCCATTGTGGAAAGCATGGCTGCCCTCGTGCTGGCCGATGTCATGCTGCAGCAGCAGGCCAGGTTGGCAGGTACGGCGCTCATGAAAAAGCAATAG